The following proteins are encoded in a genomic region of Longimicrobiaceae bacterium:
- the dapB gene encoding 4-hydroxy-tetrahydrodipicolinate reductase, protein MAEPVRVLLSGASGRMGRTLARLAAEQGVEVLGGLDRTADAERACDIGCPVLVAPEDAGELVRSADVVVDFSAPEFLARLVRAQGEALAGKALVVGTTGLGPEEQALLARLAGSAATLAAANFSVGVNLLAALVEEGARVLGTAYDVEVVEAHHRRKVDAPSGTALELGRAAARGHGVELDPVRRDGRSGRPGERPAGEIGFHAVRGGDVVGEHRVMFLGDRERLELVHLAQDRALFAEGALRAARWIAGKAPGAYTMRDVLGLG, encoded by the coding sequence GTGGCGGAGCCGGTGCGGGTGCTGCTGAGCGGCGCCTCGGGACGGATGGGGCGCACCCTGGCGCGGCTGGCGGCGGAGCAGGGGGTGGAGGTCCTGGGCGGGCTGGACCGGACGGCGGACGCGGAGCGCGCCTGCGACATCGGCTGCCCGGTGCTGGTGGCGCCGGAGGACGCGGGAGAGCTGGTGCGCTCCGCGGACGTGGTGGTGGACTTCTCCGCCCCGGAGTTCCTGGCGCGGCTGGTCCGCGCGCAGGGCGAGGCGCTGGCGGGGAAGGCGCTGGTGGTGGGGACCACCGGGCTGGGGCCCGAGGAGCAGGCGCTCCTGGCGCGCCTGGCCGGCTCCGCGGCGACGCTCGCGGCCGCCAACTTCAGCGTGGGGGTGAACCTCCTGGCCGCGCTGGTGGAGGAGGGGGCACGGGTGCTGGGGACTGCGTACGACGTGGAGGTCGTGGAGGCGCACCACCGCCGCAAGGTGGACGCGCCCAGCGGCACGGCGCTGGAGCTGGGGCGGGCCGCGGCCCGCGGGCACGGCGTGGAGCTGGACCCGGTGCGGCGCGACGGGCGGAGCGGCCGTCCGGGCGAGAGGCCCGCGGGGGAGATCGGCTTCCACGCGGTGCGCGGCGGCGACGTGGTGGGGGAGCACCGCGTGATGTTCCTGGGGGACCGGGAGCGGCTGGAGCTGGTGCACCTGGCGCAGGATCGGGCCCTCTTCGCGGAGGGGGCGCTGCGGGCGGCCCGCTGGATCG
- the dapA gene encoding 4-hydroxy-tetrahydrodipicolinate synthase: MPNPLFTGSGVALVMPFAADGIDEGALRELVRFHLREGTDALVVNGSTGEAPAMSPEEQRRAVEVVAEEAGGRVPVIAGAGGSDTAAVARLARAAREAGADALLLSPPPYSKPTQQGIVAHYRRVMDAADLPTIVYNVPGRTACNILPATVETLAEDSRVAGVKEASGDVSQVAELARRVADRVALYSGNDDQVVPLMALGGKGVISVLANVAPADTSRMAKAFLEGEVEEARRLQLRYLPLIAALFREPNPVPVKAAVAMLGFAVGGVRLPLLDASPAVREELEREMRALGIAPGAATAAAEG, from the coding sequence GTGCCAAACCCACTCTTCACCGGCTCGGGCGTGGCGCTGGTCATGCCCTTCGCCGCGGACGGGATCGACGAGGGCGCGCTCCGCGAGCTGGTGCGCTTCCACCTCCGCGAGGGGACCGACGCGCTGGTGGTGAACGGGAGCACCGGCGAGGCCCCCGCCATGTCGCCGGAGGAGCAGCGCCGCGCCGTGGAGGTGGTGGCGGAGGAGGCCGGCGGGCGCGTCCCCGTGATCGCCGGGGCGGGCGGGAGCGACACCGCGGCGGTCGCGCGGCTGGCCCGCGCGGCCCGCGAGGCGGGGGCGGACGCGCTGCTCCTTTCGCCGCCGCCCTACAGCAAGCCCACCCAGCAGGGGATCGTCGCCCACTACCGCCGGGTGATGGACGCGGCGGACCTCCCCACCATCGTCTACAACGTCCCTGGCCGCACCGCGTGCAACATCCTCCCGGCCACGGTGGAGACGCTGGCGGAGGATTCGCGCGTGGCGGGGGTCAAGGAGGCCAGCGGCGACGTGTCGCAGGTGGCGGAGCTGGCGCGCCGCGTGGCGGACCGGGTGGCGCTCTACAGCGGCAACGACGACCAGGTGGTGCCGCTCATGGCGCTGGGGGGGAAGGGGGTGATCTCGGTGCTCGCCAACGTGGCGCCGGCGGACACCTCGCGCATGGCGAAGGCGTTCCTGGAGGGAGAGGTGGAGGAGGCGCGCCGCCTGCAGCTCCGCTACCTCCCGCTGATCGCCGCGCTCTTCCGCGAGCCCAACCCGGTGCCGGTGAAGGCGGCGGTCGCGATGCTGGGCTTCGCCGTGGGCGGCGTGCGGCTCCCGCTCCTGGACGCCTCGCCCGCGGTGCGGGAGGAGCTGGAGCGCGAGATGCGCGCGCTGGGGATCGCCCCGGGCGCGGCGACTGCCGCCGCGGAGGGCTGA